GCAGGTGCGTTCGATTCGGTTGAACCGAACCGCGCAGCGCTACTTGCCTCATTGCCAATGGCCATGGAAGCGGCTGAGCAGATGGCAAGAACCGCTGCGCAGGCGTCGCTTTTCGGGGACGACACCGATGAACTGGTCGCGGTTGAACTCGCAAGCGTTGCGCCGTGGGATCTGCGTGAGAAGCTCTCCCAGGAAAAGACAGCGCTGGGATTTTTCTTCAGCGGGCATTTATTCGATTTCTGGAAAGAAGAGGTGCGTCGCGTGGTTCCGCGCCCTCTGAGCCAGGTGATGCCTTCAAAAGAGATCCAGTGGCTTGCGGGCACCATTGCTGGACTCAGAACGCAGATGACGCGTCGCGGAAAAATGCTGATTGCGACCATCGATGATGGGACGGCCCAGATCGAAATTACGTTGTATAACGAGCTTTATGAGGCCAATCGCAGCTGGCTGCGTGAGGACACGCTGCTGATCCTGACCGGGAAAGTATCCAACGACGATTACTCAGGTGGCATGCGAGTCAACGTGGAAGATCTTTACAGTCTTCAGGCAATGCGTCAGGCGCGGGCGAGGGCATTGAGTATCCGGTTCAACGGCAATGCAGATGCAACCAGGCTCGCGCAGGTGCTTGAGCCTTATCGACTTGCGCCGGAGTTTGACGGGACTCCCGTCGAAGTGTTTTACGAATCTGATGTGGCAAGCTGCATGCTCAAGCTTGGAGATGACTGGCGCGTGAGCCTGCCAGACGAATTGATGAAACAACTGGCGCAGTGGGTGGATGCGAGCTCGATACAGATCCGTTATTGAAAAGGTCAGACGCGCGCGCGACACCTTCAGAAGCCGGGTGACCCGCGGGTTGCTTGACCGGCCTCCTCAAATGCACGACAACCTTGTAGATCAGGTTGTGTTTGTGCGCTGGGACGGCAAGCTAGGTGACAGTATTGTGCTGTCCTGGATTTATCGGGAGATCAGACGCGCGCGGCCAGAACTCAAAGTCACTGTGCTGACCCACGTGGCACTCGCAAAAATGCACAGAGAAGATTTTGGGGTTGAGGATGTCATCATCAGCTCCAAGCGTCCAGGGTTTCTGGAGGTCTTGCGTCTGTCGCGCAAGATTCGACACGCTCGTTATGTTGTGCACCTGACCGAGCAGTTCAAACCCAGAGATTTCTGGTTCATCCGCTGCGTCGCACCTGGTGAAGTGGTCGGGCTCGATGACTCGGTCCAGTCCGTCAGCTTCAAACTCGGCAAGCGCGTGCAAGCCGAACACGTCAGCCGCAAACTGTTGCCCTGGTTCAAATCGATTGGCATCACACCTGAGAACATGCAGTACGTGATTCCTTTCAATGCTGACATTCAGACGCAAGTGAAGCAGAGCTGGCCGGCTGGTGCGGTGACCGGATTTTGTCCGCTTGGAGCCGGTTGGGATCGACGAATGTCAGACGAGTTCGCGAAAAAGTTGATCCGCATCATTCGTCAGGTAAGTGGTCATTCAGTCGTTTTGCTGGTCGCAGCCGCCGAACGTAGCCGCATGCGTAAGTTACTCGACGATCTTGCGGATGACAAAGTCTACCTGCCTGAGTCTGGCGATGGTGTCGACTTTCTGTTTGCGCGCATACGCCAGAGCGACTTCATCGTGACGGTGGATACTGCTACCGTTCACATAGCCAGTGGGTTGTCAAAGCCACAGATCTGTCTTTACAACCCGGATACGCCCACTGTTCTGAAATATCGGGAGTGGAATCCGAACTCGAGCAAGGCGATCACTTTGTTTGCGCCGACAGTCAAACCGCAGCATATTGATGCCGTCAGACTGGAGGCGTTCACTGAGGCATACATTCAACTGGTTTCTTCGGGTTCCGATTGATGTTCACACGGGCCGTCACTGTGTTTGGCGGACTGATCGGCCTGAAGACAGGTGCTGAACCATCCCCTGGCTAAAGCCAGGGGGTTCTGAAGGCGTGCGTGCGAGCCGGGACGGACTGTGCCCGTCTTGCATGGCATGCTTTGCCAGGAAGGCGCTATAGCAATCCCGCTGCATGAACCAGCGACGCTGTCCGCTTTCGATGCGCCAAATCAGGCGGCAGTACCTGGTGCTCGACTTCATGGCTTCGTGCCGGTAAGAGTCCTGCTGTATTAAAGGCAGTTATTTCCCTGCCTTGACCTGTGATCTGATGCGGTTGATGCCGACCCTGCCGACAGTGTCATGAAGAACACAAGAAAGAAGGGCGCGAAGTGCAGCATGATGTCATAGAACATGCCGACAATCAGAAAGTTCACCATCAGTAGCAGGCAAGCAAGAGGCCGCCTGTCAGCAGATGTCGCCTGTCTTGTACAGTGAACGCAAAAGCTGATCAGAAAGGCCAGTGCCAGGGCCGTCCAGATGATTCCCATCTTGGCGGTGGTGTCGAGATACATGTTGTGGAGATCATTGCCGGGGTAGTTGAACTGGCGCAAGTAGTCTTTTTGCTGGTCGCTCAGTGCCTCTGTTCGTTCGAAAAATGCACGAACTTCATGAATGTGATTCTCAGGGCCAGACCCAAATACAAAGGTGATCGGGCTGTTCTCGAGTTTCTCCTGGTCATGGGCGAGTGCTAGTTGCCAAAGATTGATCCGGACCCAGTTGGAATCATTGGTTCTGACTTCAAAGATCGACACTACCCTGGTCTCAAACGCATCAAAGGGACCTGGAAGTATCTGCCTGGCCGGCCAGTACAGAGCGATCAGTGCGATTGCAAGCCAAATCAGGGCTTTACGATGAGTCAGCAGCAAGAAGAGTCCAATCCCTCCGAACGCACCAATCCATGGGCCTCGGCTCGAACTCATGATCAGCATCAACACTGCCAGCAGGAGGTTTGCCACGAAAAAGATCTGCCAGCCGCGTGATTGTCGGTGAAAGGCAAATGGTGTGAGAAATGACACCAGGAAACCGGTGATCACACCCCAGACGTCGACCGTCCATGTGCCGTTGACGCCAGCGCCATGCCACGGCCAGTCAATTACGCTGAAAGTCAGAATGCTCGCAATCCAGAATCCGATGAAGAGTCCGATCAGTCCTGCCTGGCGGTTTCGTTGCTGTGTGAACGCAACCAGCAGAGGTGGAACGAGCAGCATGAACATTGCCTTGCGTGCGTACAAAGAGACGTCCTCGTACAGTCCCGGGTAGATCCAGGTTGCTATCAGCCCGAAGACAAACAGGCTAACCGATGCCCAGCCAAGCCAGTTTCCAAAAATGGCATCCCGATAGTCTCGATCGGTCAAGAGCCTGGTCAATGCGTAAAACAGGATTGATCCGCTTGCAACATAGATGCCGGGTTTCCAGACGCAGATCGAGAGTCCGAAAAGAAACAGCAAAAAAGCCTCAATGGAGTAATTCAGGTCCTGACGGGTCATAACGGTGTCTGCAAAATTAAGTCTGCGGCTTGAAACAACAGGCCGGTGTCTGGCGCTCAGGGATTGTTTAAAACTTCACACAGTGTGGGATGTTCCAACCCGTTCACCTCTGAGGCAGTCTGGTCAGAAGCCGGTCCTCAGGCGAGCGGGTTATCTACGGGTTATGAGTGGATTATGAGTGGGTTATGAGTGGGTTATGAGTGGGTTATGGAATGAGCCAGGAAAACAGCGCATCCTGCAACGCAACATGATCAGGACACCAAACTGTCTGACTCGGCCTGGGTTTTATGATTCCGGGTGGTCTTTATCCAGATGGATCCTATATTAACGCCCTGATCCAGTACAAGATCAGGCCAGCGTATTCCTTGATAATGGTCTGACTCGCAAGCAGTGTATGAAGATCTGGCGCAAAAATGGACTTGTTCCGATCAGCAGGCCAGATGATCTGTGGAGGCAATGGGGCAGCGG
This sequence is a window from Orrella marina. Protein-coding genes within it:
- a CDS encoding O-antigen ligase family protein produces the protein MTRQDLNYSIEAFLLFLFGLSICVWKPGIYVASGSILFYALTRLLTDRDYRDAIFGNWLGWASVSLFVFGLIATWIYPGLYEDVSLYARKAMFMLLVPPLLVAFTQQRNRQAGLIGLFIGFWIASILTFSVIDWPWHGAGVNGTWTVDVWGVITGFLVSFLTPFAFHRQSRGWQIFFVANLLLAVLMLIMSSSRGPWIGAFGGIGLFLLLTHRKALIWLAIALIALYWPARQILPGPFDAFETRVVSIFEVRTNDSNWVRINLWQLALAHDQEKLENSPITFVFGSGPENHIHEVRAFFERTEALSDQQKDYLRQFNYPGNDLHNMYLDTTAKMGIIWTALALAFLISFCVHCTRQATSADRRPLACLLLMVNFLIVGMFYDIMLHFAPFFLVFFMTLSAGSASTASDHRSRQGNNCL
- a CDS encoding glycosyltransferase family 9 protein; its protein translation is MRARYRSVIEKVRRARDTFRSRVTRGLLDRPPQMHDNLVDQVVFVRWDGKLGDSIVLSWIYREIRRARPELKVTVLTHVALAKMHREDFGVEDVIISSKRPGFLEVLRLSRKIRHARYVVHLTEQFKPRDFWFIRCVAPGEVVGLDDSVQSVSFKLGKRVQAEHVSRKLLPWFKSIGITPENMQYVIPFNADIQTQVKQSWPAGAVTGFCPLGAGWDRRMSDEFAKKLIRIIRQVSGHSVVLLVAAAERSRMRKLLDDLADDKVYLPESGDGVDFLFARIRQSDFIVTVDTATVHIASGLSKPQICLYNPDTPTVLKYREWNPNSSKAITLFAPTVKPQHIDAVRLEAFTEAYIQLVSSGSD